GTACAGCTCTACCGTAGTTGCTGGGGACTCTGTCTTCGGGGTTCTTGGGGACGGTGATGGAGACGGGGTATTGTATTTTGTAGAAGAATCCACGAGGGGGACCCTGCGAAAGATATAAATGTTATTTTAAGATAATACACTGGCACAGATCAGGCTacagaattaaaaatattatgaattctGTGGCCCCATAAATATCTCAAAGACGCAAATGATTGGACGAtaatataagggggtggacagggcttagttacccaaagttaaaagaggcggctttaaatagagaagctttacGCATGaagacctccaaacttcgtttcgaagaaggcacgcgatcatgatgatgatgataagattTAAAGAGGGATCTGTGTTTCAATTTCGAGCACTCATCTCTAAATTTTTGcagttaggtatgtgcgttttaagcagtcacatatcacctgctttaacggtgaaggaaaacatcgtgaggaaaccttcgtGCCTGAGAGTTAACCACAACGTTCTCAAAAGTATGAAAAGTCTGCTAATTTTCACTTGACCACGTGGTGGACCTAAGAAGTTTTCATTCTGAGCACTCAAATAAATAAGTCAATGAGCAGTCAAATACTTAACATGAGTCTCCTACCCATATTCAGAAATGCAAATCAATATGGCTTCGCTCAGCTCGGACATCGTATTGATGTAGTACTCTCGCCGTTTGTGACAAACATCTCTTCATACTTGTCGGGTTTAGTCGAGGAGGGGTACGAAGGGAGGGGGCCCTGAGGGTTTTTGTAGTACGCCTTGGCCTCGCACGCCTGACCGGGGGGAGCGACTACGGCGTGGCTCAGCTCAGACGTCATATTGCTGTAGTAGTCTCCCTATTTGTAATAAACATCAGTTCAACTTACAGTAGGTTCAGGCTCTTCATACTTGTCGGGTTTAGGCGAGGAGGGATATGATGGGAGCTGGCCCTGAGGGTTGTAGTACGCCTTGGCCTCGCGCGCCTGGCCGGGGGCAGCAACCACGGCGTCGCTCAGCTCGGACGCCGCAGGCTGGAAGTCGTATTGCTGGTTGTAGTTGTTGTAGTACTCTCCCCTGTAACAAATAGATAcaaaattgattgattgaaaaaagtggtgatagctgttaagacgttggcctcctaATCGGGAGTCCAGGGTTTGATCCTGGGTtgtatgatgatgatgcatcatgatcaagccatcaccggctcactgctgGCCACACAGATAAGCTTCTGTTATCTATGgctgaccacgggtctcctctcagaataagaaggcttTGACCATAGttcgtggtgaactatggccaaaccaagctggccaagtgcgaattggtagacttcacacacctttgtgaacattatggagatctctcgggcatgcagatttcctcacgatgttttacttcaccgtacaagcaagtgatatttaattgcttaaagcgcacataacttcaaaaagttagGGGAGCGTCCGgctcatgattttaggtcaatggGAAGCAGCCTATAGCTTTTGATTttcttgacgggtcttgacagacacgacagacatacagacagatagagaaCAAAGTGTTtttataaaggttcctttttatTTGGAGATACGGAGCCCCAAAAAATAGAAACTAGATAAACtcttaagaaagctcagagtcactcagccgggaatggagagagctatgcttggagtttctctacgtgatcaagtcagaaatgaggagatccgtaggagaactagagtaaccgatatagctcaacgggttgtgaagctgaagtggcaacgggcatggcacatagttcggaaaaccgatagacgttaggatCCCAAGATGCTAGAATAATGACCTCGTactggaaggcgcagcgttggaagacgctcccactaggtggacggacgacatcagaccagTCGCAGTGAGCTGCTGGATGgtggtggcgcaagaccgtagcgtgtggaagtccctacaagagacctatgtccagcagttgacgtctatccgttgatgatgatgagataaacTTACAGTGGGTCAGGGTTCTGGCGGGCAGCAGCGGCAGCCTCCTGCCAGGCCTTCTCGTGAGCGAGACGAGCTTCTCTCACATCCTCAGCCTCTTCCACTGGCTTCAGGACCACCTTGGGGATGTTGTCCTCCTGGTGGAAGCCTTCGCTGTCGGACCAGTAGCGGACCTgaggatataaaaaaaaaattgattaaaatatataatactagctgatgcccgcgacttcgtgcgcacTGATGTTAAGTTACCTTGATAAGCTCGTCGTTATCGCCCTTGAAGGTGTAGGAGCCAGTGACGTCACCGGAACGGATCCTGTTCTCAACCTTCGCTGACTCGGGGGTCTCATAGCCGTACGCGTAAGCGCCGAGGCCGTCTTGGCCGTGGTATTGAACTGCGTCatatacctttaaaataaaataatatgaatcttcttcttctataatataaaaatgaatcactaattaATGTGTttctcatcgcaaatctcgagtaggtacagctgaaccgatttcgctattttttttttaataatattccttgaagtacgagggtggttcttacggagagaaaaatttaaaaaaaatcctgaaaaagaatcgactgttaggcggtacgaagttcgtcggggcagctagtttttaataaaattgtatgcCCACAACTAAAATcgtgcttttgacatgaaatttgacacaaaaagttaaaatggcgcgtgaggagttaagcGTTATTACAATTGTTTTTGTGTCGTCCGGATTCTAACAGATTCTTGTTTGCCTATAAACATTTTATGCATAAGAGCATAAAAAGCTAttttagtccgcttacagccagcataaagaagtactttacgagcatgagaagtgaaaaacATATGTATTTTGTCTTACCTCTTCGACGAAGTCTTCAGGGTTTTCGATTTCGTGTCCATTTCTCCAGTAGTGGCCGAGAGTGGGGCCGGCTTCCGCCGAGCGAAACCTAGGGTCGTCGTACCGGACCTaaaaccaaaacaaaaatgtaggtattaaGTCAAATgagtccccccccccccgataaaagacgccctaagcacgtccttaacgaccccgacgatcaaatcatgaccgacaatgcaccctatctcgtagggctacacaattcaacctcatcacagcgtcttcgccggcgaagacgaggtccccgatttctaacgtcactcggacgtggactcacgccacggcctcgggggcgtacggactaaccagtagtccaacaccTCCTCCTCCACCTCacactccacccatcccaacgtcagcctaagccgtggtccgagcctcacaggaggcgcccttaggaggacgttgccccccgacctctcaaattatttctttgagccctagggctcacctccaggcggagcttcgcgctcgccaatcccccccggtgacgctgtagcggccagtagggcctacgcagcatagtcaatccgaaacaacacaaaaaaatcaaatgagtTGCAGGGAGCATATATGCACTTCATTTCACAAAGAATCCAAAAAGGTAATCATACTGAACgatctttataatatttcctactagatgatgcccgcgacttcgttcgcgtggatttaggttttcaaaaatcccgtgggaactctttgatttcccgggataaaagtagcctatgtccttccccgggatgcaagctatctctgtaccaaattttatcaaaatcggttgaacggatgggccgtgaaaggctagcagacagacagacagacacactttcgcatttagaatattagtatggactaagtATCACTAGTATTAAAGTACTATGCTAGGACCtgtagttattattattgtgaaatAATGTCAGTCATGCAATTAAATGATAAGATATTTCAAAATGTTAAGGGTGCTCATTAGTGACTGTTTTatagactttttagggttccgtacctcaaaagaaaaaacggaaccctaataggatcacttcgttgtctgtatgtctgtctgtctgtcaagaaacctacagggtaggtacttcccgttgacctggaatcatgaaatttggcaggtaggtaggtctaatagctgATATTCgggaaaaaaactgaaaaccgtgaatttgtggttatatccgacaaaaataaataaattgtggtctaCTAAtaagaattagtattttcaattttcgaactaagataactatatattaagtgaggtatcatatgaaaggtcttcacctgtacgttctaaaacagatttttatttatttttatgcatcatagttttttaattatcgtgcaaaatgtcgaaaaaatacgactgtagtatacgGACTGTAGTAAGAAGAGCGCCTTGAGagtaaagtttaaaataaataaaaatactaaccaACGGATTTGTAGCAATGCGACCAGACAGCTTGGGTTCCGTGAAGGGAGGGCTGTTCAGATACTTCTGGGCTTCTTCAGGCGACAGGTCCAGCTCTATGAAATTGTGGGAGATGCCATCCGGAGGTGCCGCTGCGGATAATACGACCTGAAAAAGATATGACAAgtatgttattatattatttcaaagcCCGTTTCACTGGAGTAAGCATTatattcactacccatattagatACTCATTaggaatgcgaaagtgtgtttgtttatcttAAAATCAAGCCGAAACAAaacaacggatcgaagtgatttttttgcatggatatagttaaacacctgaagagtgacattggcttctttttatcccgttTAACGGTAGATCTTACGGTACTACTTCCTAACTTCGGatcctactttttaagatttctttttgtaacctgtcatttgtgtttttgtggtgcaataaagtatatatatacatacatacatacatatataaagTCGCTTATAGTTAAGTCTAAGCAgtacgacgacctccctggcgcagtggtaagcgctgtggtgttattagtgggaggtagCGGGTTCgtttcccggcaggggtttggaatttcataatttcataatttctggtctggcctggtgggaggcttcggccgtggctagttaccaccctaccggtaaaacCGTGCTgtcaagcaatttagcgttacggtacgaagccgtgtagaaactaaatgtgtatgggtttaataaaaactaccatattactccttccaggttagcccgcttccatcttagactgcatcatcacttaccaccaggtgagattgcagtcaaatgctaacttgtatcggaataaaatcTCAATCAATTTATATCAGTCTTTCGTTATTCAGAAAcaaatttaagaaataataagAATATCATTGTAACTCCTAAAATCGTATGAATTGAGGAAAACACGCAAAGTACTTAAACACTAATCAGGAACCGGTTTGATTTGCATGAACATTTCTCAGACCTTGGTTTTGATGATTTTAACCACCATCCGATGATTTTAATTGTGACTAATTAACACAAATTATTTTAAGATCTTTAATACTATAGTAACTCTATCTATCTTTGGCGTCttttatcgagagttacatttctgttccgtttgccgtagaGCCCCtgaggccatggagtcttagtgctaaaaaaaattactctggtgacagaagggctggctcatgttttgcgcaacggatcagcctggctctccagcgcggaaatacagccagtattctcggcaccattccacgcgggcatgatttgtatagtgtggataaggctagctttaagttttattatattttctttggttATAAATTGCcttttttttgttactaaaaataatatattttctggTTAATTTGACTTGGGAAAGAAGaataggaacggcattccgaaccactggtaaattattttgacgattcaaaggcacttgtaaaagttttatttgaataaaaacaaatataataaataataataaaagttttttattttcaggcataaAAAGCCCATACCCatacacatttaaaaataacaataaatttgttgtaatttttttgataaaaataaacttactgtaatttttttgactATTATATTTGGAAATCAAACCCATCCTATGCTTTACGTGACTATTCATAGAGCTACCGTCAGACTATTAAATCAGTATATAGACTTAGATTAGGTATATATACAAGTTATTAATGATGTAATGTTTACGTTTTAGTTATTTACCATTAGTTCTTTAGTTATTCATATGCCATGTGATAATTTGTATTACCTaggcaatattattttatatttattgtttatcTTCATCATGCCACGTGTGCGATATCTATCTACTAGTATAAGTACcggatacataatattaagctgtgatagtccagtgattaggacgtccgcctcctaatcggaggttggggttcgatcccgggcacgcacctctaacttttcggaattatatatacattttaagcagaaggaaaacatcttgtgGAAAActacatgcctgaaagttctccataatattatcaaaggtatttgaagactgccaatccgcactttccagcgtggtagactatggccaaatcccttctcactctgaaaggagacccgtgctctttagtgagccggcgatgggtttatcatgatatCGATggtgaatttttcaaaactgtAAAGTTAGAATGGTAACGTATTGAAAAAAATTgccgtacctaacctatacatTGATTTTATCTAGTATCTAACTAGAAGAATCTTATTACTTATCTTAATCTATGATTAACTTATTTGCAGGAATCAActccatgatgatgatgatcaacccattgccggctcactacatacTATAGTAACTtgaaaagtaataattaattttaatattcaatagttatttatgtaacttaatttatctTCCCTAAATCAATACGACATCGCGTCCTAATAAATTAGGTACTTTCTTTATtactaacaataatattatcaaaaaatatcCAGACCAGTTTGAAAATGCGCTAAATTCTGGTCTTGCGTGCTAATAATTTACACGATTTCATATTATAAgaagtcattaaaaaaatcgtaaaattttgatgtgaaataatattgaatcttgtagtaggtatttttagaaGCGAGCATTTCCCTCATCTGTGACCGCCACCCCATACATAACAGGTTTTTAATAAGAAAAGCCCGTGTGATttcttaatattatttgtagaaaATTAAGTGGTGGTATTTAACCAGGGTTGCACCCATCATAAGAGATAACAGATCCCATCAAAATTTAATCCTCTTTGACATTAATCCCATGAAATGTTGTAAGAGTTGAGAACCTTGTAGTAATTGAAGTTACCATGACTTTGATTTTACTTCAGCGTAAGCGTAAGCTTCAAACGTAAGCgtatctaatttaattttacactagataatatacttatacaaattaaaaaagatatacaaattcaaaaaatcggtcaagtgcgaataacacgaaaggttccatacaatcgtataagaaataaaactttttttttaaattttaattttcatggcggccattttgaaatttttattccttactaattgttgttatagcggcaatagaaatgcacattctgggaaaatttcaactctctacctattacggttcacgagatatagcccgctgataAATAGACACTCGGCCGGTCAGCGGAAAAATTTATAACTaccgacccgccccggcttcgcacgggtagcttattacaatttaataCGGATTTCATAGGGTTCTCTTATTTCTTTTATAAATGtgtatgttactcaggaataatgtagctttctactggttaaagaattttcaaaatcggtttagtagtttcagagattaccccatgcaaacaaacttacaaactttacctctttataaccttagtatacctaggtaatttatatgaaactagccgacgcccgcaacttcgtcagcGTGTCCCGCaaaaactctttggttttccgggataaaaagtagtctatgtcactctccaagtctttgacccatgcaaaaaattacttcaatccgttgctccgttgcgacgtgattgaaggacaaaccaacaaacaaacacacttttgcatttataataagggtactgatacctaCCATACCACCCACAGAGAgtctttaagtacctatcgttttattttatttttctgattTTTTCAATCAAAAGATGCTGACAATTTATTGGATCGTAGGTTGTAAGCAATCTGACACAAATAATTTATAAGCCATGTCCCaatgtttttttattgcttttttatacaaaatttatttttttgggatTTCCGCCTAACTTGCTAGagccaacataatattattaccattgttatCTTCTTACTACTTAACTATCATTATAAAGTATGAGGAACTATAGAACTGAGCTGGATGCGTAAATGCTTTGCTCGAAAATGATCTGCTACCGGAAGTTAGCAGAGCATAATTCTAACTGCGATTTGATTGGTTAAATCCCCAGAACTATCTTTAAAAATTACCAGAAATTATAGAACTCTTCTGCATGCGAATAGAACTCCTTTTTCGTCATGGTGACATCGtgagccactcgtcttcgtgaaattCAAAACTATAgcaagtggtgatgcagcctaagatgacgattcgaaactagtcgggctaacgtcgactaaacacgtgggtaaagccgggtgtgagatatgtaggtataatggaaatcactcacgatagtttaaacgctaaaacagcCTAAGATGGCTCAACTATCAAAAgaccaataaattcctgaaaggccggcaacgcattggtggttcctcatattatgttcatgggcggcggtaatcatttaaaatcaggtgacccgcttgctcgtttgctcgccatttttattttttaaaaaaagaagagtTTGCTTTTGTGACTTCacataatgacgtaaactggcATAACATGGCGTGCCAGACATTCGAACGCCTTGCTACGTAGTTATTAATGAATGACTCACATATGAATATGAATTTGAATTTACGAATAATTACCATAATCGTGTGGAGTACGCAACTCCAATATAAGATCCGCATACAAAAATATCGGTGACATCGATGAGGCGATTTACTTCGTGACCGCGTAATCTTTTATCGAACAAAAAATCCGCCAAGCGCGCACTAAACTTATTTGAATGGGTTccgtataggtataaataacgACGTCACAACTTTTATGTCCAAAACCAGTCCAAAACGCTTCGGAACGAGAACCTGCTTTTGTTTTATCaactacaagttagcccttgactgcgaacTCACTTGATGGAAGcgattatgcagtctaagatggaagcaggctaacttggaaggggtatttTTGAAGCCCTTGTGAAATGTTAGGATGCTCACGGACGTAGTTGTAACCTCCgcatggatttatgtttttaaaaatcccatgggaacgctttgattttccgggataaaacatAGTCTATGTATGTCTCCTCTCCGGGGTTTAAGCTATCTTTTCATTAAATTTGgattaaatcggttaaacgtatGGGCCacaaaagataacagacagacgggcagataTGAGTATGGATAAAGACGGGCagataacattatttattttatttagcaaaaaaaattacgagacatttcaccgcgattaataaccTCATccggtgacagaagggctggctcattttttgcgcaacggatcaacctggctgtccagcgcggaaatccAGCCAgttttcttggcaccattccacgcgggcatgatttgagataaggctagctttaagttttattgtaatattttcattaaattaaaaaaatatgttattgtAAATAACATTATGTTACGCAGACACTAGTCAAAAAAacatattgtttttgttttaaagatgACCGAAACATTTTCTTAAAATCACTGAATCATGATTATATTCGACTTTATAATTATAGTGAGTTTGACTATTCACGGAACTACctattatacatatctaataatattatattcatatccCTTCTGATGTAAAAAcacaagtaggtattataattaattGCGGTGTAGATAACACGatacctttataataaaaagtcGGCTAAGTGCgcgtcggactcgcacacgaaggattccgtaccatacacgaaataacacttttatttcatggcggctattttgaaatttctgttattttttgttaggtatagccagataatataatctattaataaattaacttatgctcgcgactttgtccgcgcagcctacaccaaacccctatattaccccttcaggggttgaattttcgacaatcctttcttagtggatgtctacgtctaataactatctgcatgccaaatttcagaccgatgcgtcgagtagtttgagctgtgcgttgatagatcagtcagtcagtcagtcaatcactttttccttttatatattatgtagattgattatctctgttatagcggcaatagaaatacacattttgtgaaaatttcaattctctgtttattacggttcacgagatataggTAGAGCCTGCTGATACACGGAcggaaggacggacggacggacagcggatgcttagtaatagggtccctttAGCACCCTTGGGGTACGTTAGTACATACCTAATAGTTCAATGCCTtgggtacggaacgctaaatttgTATATTGATTATTTTGTCACGATCGATGCGATGTCTTGGAAACTtggattattatattttaaagtttcgGATGTCATTGTGAGAAGATGACTACCCATTATtaaatgtgtgtgtttgtttgttggtttattggtttgttggttagtccttcaatcaagccACAACAGATCGGCGTGATAGTTTATATCgttttactaggtaggtacctacttgtttctaTAGCGTTTTAGTTattgtataaaattatatatttgtaGAAGATTTTTGGTTTTAGTTACAAAACATTATACTTTTTgttagataataaaaaatatttccaatCAACACCAATTAAAcctctattattatattattaaagtatGATTTttattgatgtacctacctaccgataATTTAATATAGTAGGATTTTTTACCttatacgtaggtatacctacctagtttagaTCAATTTATAATATCCTTGTCGGTTATAAAATAAACCACTTTTTGTTTCATTTAATAATTAAcacgatgatgataatgtaaTTATAGCTTGTACACTGTATGAAGTATACTATCAATATTATTCAGAAAAAATTTTCATCCTTTAACCTTGGAATGACCCGGATAAAACCTCGACAAAACGAaggaaattcaaaaataaaaaatgtcaaTCGCGtcaacgctttgcgtcatcattccttatacgcatggctagggtctggaatactcttcctagatcagtgtttcctgtcaattataatccgggtatctttaaaacaagagtgaataggcaccttctaggcaaacgcgttccatcttaggccacatcatcactttccatcaggtgtgatcgtggtcaagcgtgcgcctatatcgaataaaaaaaaaaaaaaatgtcagatCATTAGTTTTggagatctaaatatataaaagggaaaggtgactgactgactgactgactgactgatctatcaacgcacagcgcaaactactggacggatcgggctgaaatttggcatacagataactgttatgacgtaggcatccgctaaggatttttgaaaattcaccccctaagggggtgaaatagggatttgaaaattgtgtagtccacgcggacgaagtcgcgagcataagctagttattataataaaattagtataaaTAGGTAGTAGGAGGTAGGAGTATTTCACTACCAGACCtacagaaaaatattttacctacctacctacttacctcattacctagttaattaatttaaaaaaacatgtttcCTTAGTTTTACATTCTGACTTCTTAAGTTAAAGCTACACAAACGAACTCATAGGCAAAAGCTAGCAAGatggtaggtataaataagtaCACGTCAACTCGCCCgcagcgggttagcgcgggggctgtgcgggtgtgcggggcgcccccaccccgattgccatctcgacctgtcgtgaacaTATTCTTATCTCAAAAAGGATGTTCAACCTTCCACAAAAATAATTCTTTACACTTTCATAATGATGTTTCCTTGTTTATTCATTATTGACACGCTGACATTGAGCAAATGTTGGCAAAAATGTCACAAAACCGGTCAAAATTACTGTGTTGAGTTAAA
This genomic window from Maniola hyperantus chromosome 5, iAphHyp1.2, whole genome shotgun sequence contains:
- the LOC117982115 gene encoding uncharacterized protein, giving the protein MLHLGTFLAVAVVLSAAAPPDGISHNFIELDLSPEEAQKYLNSPPFTEPKLSGRIATNPLVRYDDPRFRSAEAGPTLGHYWRNGHEIENPEDFVEEVYDAVQYHGQDGLGAYAYGYETPESAKVENRIRSGDVTGSYTFKGDNDELIKVRYWSDSEGFHQEDNIPKVVLKPVEEAEDVREARLAHEKAWQEAAAAARQNPDPLGEYYNNYNQQYDFQPAASELSDAVVAAPGQAREAKAYYNPQGQLPSYPSSPKPDKYEEPEPTGPPRGFFYKIQYPVSITVPKNPEDRVPSNYGRAVQQSSK